In Candidatus Didemnitutus sp., the genomic window TCATTCACGACAAGTTCGAGGCCGGCGTGAAACTCGTCGGCACCGAGGTGAAGTCGATCCGTGCCGGCAAAGCGCAGATCACGGACGGATTCTGCCGTATCGAGAAGGGCGAGGTCTGGCTCTACGGCGCCTACATCGAGGAGTATTCGCACGGCGGTCTCTCGCAACACGCCCCGCGTCGCCCGCGCAAGCTCCTGCTCAAGGCCAACGAAATCCGGAAGCTCCAGCAGGCCGTCGAGACCGGCGGCCGCGTGATCGTCGCGCTGCGCATGTATTTCAAGGAGGCGCTGGTGAAGGTCGAGATCGCGACCGCGAGCGGCAAGAAGCAGTTCGACAAGCGCGAGGACCTCAAGAAACGCGAGCAGAACCTCGAGGCGCGCCGCGCGCTGCGCCGCCGCTGATTTTCCATGAAAAAAAGGCCGACCCCACGCCGACCGAAAACCAAAGCCCGCAGTCTGCTGCAGTCCGTCACCGTCCGCGTGCCGGGCAGCACGTCGAACCTGGGTGCGGGTTTCGATACTCTCGGACTCGCGGTCGCGCTCTACAACGACGTCACCTTGTGCCGCACCGCCGAGGCGGGCGTGCA contains:
- the smpB gene encoding SsrA-binding protein SmpB, whose protein sequence is MAAKAHDSARFTEMRNPKALRDFFIHDKFEAGVKLVGTEVKSIRAGKAQITDGFCRIEKGEVWLYGAYIEEYSHGGLSQHAPRRPRKLLLKANEIRKLQQAVETGGRVIVALRMYFKEALVKVEIATASGKKQFDKREDLKKREQNLEARRALRRR